One Myxococcus xanthus DNA segment encodes these proteins:
- a CDS encoding ribbon-helix-helix domain-containing protein codes for MQDGSASPLSPEAPSSPAATEVSVDVRGPDADIVSTHVLVPEEQVQKLRELARRTRIHQSEYLREAVDDLLGKYGRGEPKEEGQS; via the coding sequence ATGCAGGATGGAAGCGCCAGTCCCCTGAGCCCCGAGGCTCCGTCGTCCCCGGCGGCCACGGAAGTGTCTGTCGACGTCCGAGGCCCGGACGCCGACATCGTCTCCACCCACGTCCTGGTCCCCGAGGAGCAGGTCCAGAAGCTGCGCGAGCTGGCGCGGCGGACCCGCATCCACCAGAGCGAGTACCTGCGCGAGGCCGTGGATGACCTGCTCGGCAAGTACGGCCGCGGAGAGCCCAAGGAGGAAGGCCAGTCATGA
- a CDS encoding TMEM165/GDT1 family protein: MLEALMGSFVLVAASEMGDKTQLLAFSLATRFRKPWHVLAGIFVATVANHALASSVGSWVSAHVPAKWMALLLAVLFIGFGLWTLKPDTLDEDGGKPPRFGAFLTTVVLFFLAEMGDKTQLATMAVAARYQAPITVTLGTTAGMMLSDGLAVFLGDRLAGRVQMSWVRWAAASLFFIFGALSLWTALRMS; this comes from the coding sequence ATGTTGGAAGCGCTCATGGGTTCGTTTGTGTTGGTGGCCGCCAGTGAGATGGGGGACAAGACGCAGTTGCTCGCGTTCTCCCTGGCCACGCGGTTTCGCAAGCCGTGGCATGTGCTGGCGGGCATCTTCGTCGCCACCGTCGCCAATCACGCGCTGGCGTCCAGCGTGGGCAGTTGGGTGTCCGCGCACGTGCCGGCGAAGTGGATGGCGCTGCTCCTGGCGGTGCTCTTCATCGGCTTCGGTTTGTGGACGCTCAAGCCGGACACGCTGGATGAAGACGGAGGCAAGCCGCCGCGCTTCGGCGCTTTCCTCACCACGGTGGTGCTCTTCTTCCTCGCGGAGATGGGGGACAAGACGCAGTTGGCCACCATGGCCGTGGCCGCGCGTTATCAGGCGCCCATCACGGTGACGCTGGGCACCACGGCCGGGATGATGCTGTCGGACGGCCTGGCTGTGTTCCTGGGGGACCGGCTCGCCGGGCGGGTGCAGATGAGTTGGGTGCGGTGGGCCGCCGCCAGCCTCTTCTTCATCTTCGGCGCCCTGTCGCTGTGGACGGCGCTCCGGATGTCCTGA
- a CDS encoding VOC family protein, which produces MAAHDSLKAREPGGPHVIVSLPTRDLARAFRFYRQGLGFALMAGTEGDAMPEPVHFRLNAGVSLMLIPTGGFGWVAGGNRVAEPGVSECILGLSLETEAQVDALIARAREAGAEVPAPPGKQPWGYSGTFKDPDGHVWMLDVAG; this is translated from the coding sequence GTGGCAGCGCATGATTCGTTGAAGGCCCGTGAACCGGGCGGTCCCCATGTCATCGTGAGTCTCCCGACGCGAGACCTGGCGAGGGCCTTTCGGTTCTACCGGCAGGGGCTCGGCTTCGCCCTCATGGCCGGGACGGAGGGCGACGCGATGCCCGAGCCCGTCCACTTCCGGCTCAACGCGGGCGTCAGCCTGATGCTCATCCCCACGGGCGGGTTCGGCTGGGTGGCGGGCGGCAACCGGGTGGCGGAGCCGGGCGTCTCCGAGTGCATCCTGGGCCTGTCGCTGGAGACGGAGGCCCAGGTGGACGCGCTCATTGCCCGGGCGCGGGAGGCGGGGGCGGAGGTCCCGGCCCCACCGGGGAAGCAGCCCTGGGGGTACTCGGGGACGTTCAAGGACCCGGACGGCCACGTGTGGATGCTGGACGTGGCGGGCTGA
- a CDS encoding aspartyl/asparaginyl beta-hydroxylase domain-containing protein, which translates to MSNPIIEALDAAMIPFRRTHAGEALARVEETLLINTGRQPLPPLPALQRPSLFYFPGLGTRGWYSASEYPSLDSLARLLKEATPMLREEFLTRAHQGELLAYEEQMPGRFPTLDRQDWGSLYLLKEGMRNETNCEACPRSAALMETLYPQFSPSGAFFFSVIGPGTKIPPHHDTMNLKLTCHLPLIVPPDCRIRVDGETREWVEGESLFFDDTFLHEVWNNSDRPRVCLLLDIWHPGLTAIEREAITALGRVMGQFINQGYTPPWSTNGRIFEH; encoded by the coding sequence ATGTCCAATCCCATCATCGAAGCGCTCGACGCGGCCATGATTCCCTTCCGTCGAACCCATGCGGGTGAGGCGCTCGCGCGTGTGGAAGAAACCCTGCTCATCAACACGGGGCGACAGCCCCTCCCACCGCTGCCGGCGCTGCAACGCCCGTCATTGTTCTACTTCCCGGGTCTGGGCACGCGCGGCTGGTACTCGGCCTCCGAGTACCCCTCGCTCGACTCCCTGGCCCGCCTCCTGAAAGAAGCCACGCCGATGCTGCGCGAGGAATTCCTGACGCGCGCGCACCAGGGCGAACTGCTGGCCTACGAAGAGCAGATGCCGGGCCGCTTCCCCACCCTCGACCGGCAGGACTGGGGGTCGCTCTATCTGCTCAAGGAGGGCATGCGGAACGAGACGAATTGCGAGGCCTGCCCCCGCAGCGCGGCCTTGATGGAGACGCTCTACCCTCAGTTCAGCCCGAGCGGCGCCTTCTTCTTCTCCGTGATCGGCCCGGGAACGAAGATTCCGCCGCACCACGACACGATGAACCTGAAGCTCACGTGCCACCTGCCGCTCATCGTTCCGCCCGACTGCCGGATCCGGGTAGACGGTGAGACGCGCGAATGGGTGGAGGGCGAGTCCCTGTTCTTCGACGACACCTTCCTGCACGAGGTGTGGAACAACAGCGACCGGCCTCGGGTCTGCCTGCTGCTCGACATCTGGCACCCCGGCCTCACCGCCATCGAGCGAGAGGCCATCACCGCGCTCGGCCGGGTGATGGGGCAGTTCATCAACCAGGGATACACCCCTCCCTGGTCGACGAATGGCCGAATCTTCGAGCACTGA
- a CDS encoding MFS transporter, with protein sequence MSSPDAPAHAGEALGRGDPALALAALPGGPPAGFVSQPFWLFWFFENISVAGRWMMEIAGGWLVARLADSAAQVASLISIASIPVLVSMAWAGQVADRYDRRRTVLLMGPGLAVTAPRWAGMRLVCAPLVVGLAQVGLSYSTSPLGAAVMLAISSFGIATLAGLTLMFIQLTCPQDLQGRLLGLHNILFAVVPPAGIVMGMLTHYVELRVSMRFFGLLFAGVSTAWLLLARIGSADLTRAEGNGVV encoded by the coding sequence GTGAGTTCTCCTGACGCCCCCGCCCATGCCGGGGAGGCCCTCGGCCGGGGAGACCCGGCCCTGGCATTGGCAGCCCTGCCCGGGGGGCCGCCCGCCGGCTTCGTGAGCCAGCCCTTCTGGCTGTTCTGGTTCTTCGAGAACATCTCCGTCGCCGGCCGATGGATGATGGAGATTGCGGGCGGTTGGCTGGTGGCCCGGCTCGCGGATTCGGCGGCGCAGGTCGCGTCATTAATCAGCATCGCCAGCATTCCGGTGCTGGTGAGCATGGCCTGGGCGGGGCAGGTGGCGGATCGCTACGACCGGCGGCGGACGGTCCTGCTGATGGGGCCAGGGCTGGCGGTGACCGCGCCCAGGTGGGCCGGCATGCGGCTCGTGTGCGCCCCCTTGGTGGTGGGACTGGCGCAGGTGGGCCTCTCCTATTCGACCTCGCCGCTGGGGGCCGCGGTCATGCTGGCCATCAGCTCCTTCGGCATCGCCACCCTGGCCGGGCTGACACTGATGTTCATCCAGCTCACGTGTCCCCAGGACCTCCAGGGGCGGCTGTTGGGCCTTCACAACATCCTGTTCGCGGTCGTCCCTCCCGCGGGCATCGTCATGGGCATGTTGACCCACTATGTCGAGCTGCGCGTCAGCATGCGCTTCTTCGGGCTGCTGTTCGCCGGGGTTTCGACGGCGTGGTTGCTGCTCGCGCGGATTGGATCCGCGGACCTCACGAGGGCGGAAGGAAACGGTGTCGTATGA
- a CDS encoding GNAT family N-acetyltransferase, producing MSASSSSDILARFEKLVRRRAVSSDPAWRMESGEGFLRALGPSPSPFDNSLCWAHTDEENVEAVIAAQMAYFRSLGRAFMWKVYTQDSPSDLETRLLRAGFEVQAHVTLVVLDTARSQPATALPPGVEIRRVDDATGLAAAMKVQEVVWSQDCQWLHDALKEELRTQPDTLSIFVGWSEGRPVCSSWIRIEEGAPFASLWGGSVLPDFRGRGFYRAMVAARAEVARQRDIAHLYVEAGDMSRPILERLGFQALSQVAKCIYRPPGVA from the coding sequence ATGAGTGCCTCCAGTTCTTCAGACATCCTGGCGCGGTTCGAGAAACTCGTCCGGCGGCGCGCGGTGTCCTCCGACCCCGCGTGGCGCATGGAGAGCGGGGAGGGCTTCCTCCGGGCCCTCGGGCCTTCGCCATCCCCTTTTGACAATTCCCTGTGTTGGGCCCACACGGATGAAGAGAACGTGGAGGCGGTCATCGCGGCACAGATGGCGTATTTCCGCTCATTGGGGCGCGCCTTCATGTGGAAGGTCTACACCCAGGACAGCCCCAGTGATTTGGAGACGCGTCTACTCCGAGCAGGGTTCGAGGTTCAGGCGCACGTGACGCTGGTCGTGCTCGACACGGCCCGCTCGCAGCCCGCGACCGCGCTTCCTCCGGGCGTCGAAATCCGGCGCGTGGACGACGCCACCGGGCTCGCGGCGGCCATGAAGGTGCAAGAGGTCGTCTGGAGTCAGGACTGCCAATGGTTGCACGACGCATTGAAGGAGGAGCTGCGGACGCAGCCGGACACGCTGAGCATCTTCGTGGGGTGGTCGGAAGGACGGCCCGTGTGCTCCAGTTGGATTCGCATCGAGGAGGGGGCGCCCTTCGCCAGTCTTTGGGGCGGCTCGGTCCTCCCGGACTTCCGGGGCAGGGGCTTCTACCGCGCCATGGTGGCGGCGCGGGCCGAGGTGGCGCGTCAACGCGACATCGCGCACCTCTATGTCGAGGCGGGCGACATGAGTCGGCCCATCCTCGAGCGCCTCGGCTTCCAGGCGCTCTCCCAGGTGGCCAAGTGCATCTACCGTCCGCCTGGCGTCGCGTGA
- a CDS encoding cephalosporin hydroxylase family protein has product MKQIIDDFHALYFGALVTREYHGGGERWMGVPIRKVPHDLWIYQEILHETRPDLIIETGTMFGGSALYFAHLCDLLGHGQVISIDLDQRESVPRHHRIEYMQGSSVAPEILERVRGRIAPGTRTMVVLDSDHSAEHVLQELRLYSPLVSPGHYLIVEDTNIGHPLHTFQVERGPMEAIEAFLPTAPDFERDSSREKLLFTSNPGGFLKRIR; this is encoded by the coding sequence ATGAAGCAGATCATCGACGACTTCCATGCGTTGTATTTCGGAGCGCTTGTCACGCGGGAGTACCACGGCGGAGGCGAGCGGTGGATGGGAGTCCCCATCCGGAAGGTGCCGCATGACCTGTGGATCTACCAGGAGATCCTCCACGAGACGCGCCCGGACCTCATCATCGAAACGGGAACGATGTTCGGGGGCTCCGCGCTCTATTTCGCGCACCTGTGTGACCTCCTGGGCCACGGTCAGGTCATCAGCATCGACCTCGACCAACGGGAGAGCGTGCCCCGGCACCACCGCATCGAATACATGCAGGGGTCCTCGGTCGCGCCGGAAATCCTCGAGCGTGTCCGCGGCCGCATCGCTCCCGGAACCCGAACGATGGTGGTGCTCGACTCGGACCACAGCGCCGAGCACGTGCTCCAGGAGCTGCGCCTATACAGCCCGCTGGTGTCGCCAGGGCATTACCTCATCGTGGAGGACACGAACATCGGCCACCCTCTGCACACGTTCCAGGTGGAGCGCGGGCCCATGGAGGCCATCGAGGCGTTCCTCCCGACAGCGCCCGATTTCGAGCGGGACAGCAGCCGGGAGAAACTCCTCTTCACCAGCAACCCCGGCGGTTTCTTGAAACGAATCCGCTAG